In the Streptomyces sp. NBC_00525 genome, one interval contains:
- a CDS encoding SURF1 family cytochrome oxidase biogenesis protein, whose product MYRFLMTRQWLFLALLSLVLIPTMVELGFWQLHRHEHKVAQNALISRNLKADPVPVSRLTSPGHTVPRADYWRTVTATGTFDEKHTVVVRRRTANDGAIGVHVLVPFDLKGGGTVMINRGWVPSASDQHAFPDVPAAPRGEVTVTGRLKADETTGASGIKDLAGLPDRQVMLISSAQQARLLGRPVLGGYIELTGPAPSNGSPETIGAPDDGSIGPHMAYAVQWWLFAAGVPVGFVVLARREKRDRVAAAKAAAEADAAPEPEPAQA is encoded by the coding sequence GTGTACCGCTTCCTGATGACCCGGCAGTGGCTGTTCCTCGCCCTCCTCTCGCTCGTCCTCATCCCCACGATGGTCGAGCTGGGTTTCTGGCAGCTGCACCGGCACGAGCACAAGGTCGCGCAGAACGCCCTGATCTCGCGGAACCTCAAGGCGGACCCGGTCCCGGTGTCCCGGCTCACCTCCCCCGGCCACACCGTCCCGCGCGCCGACTACTGGCGCACGGTGACGGCCACCGGGACGTTCGACGAGAAGCACACGGTCGTCGTGCGCCGCAGGACCGCCAACGACGGCGCCATCGGCGTGCACGTCCTGGTGCCGTTCGACCTCAAGGGCGGCGGCACCGTCATGATCAACCGCGGCTGGGTGCCGTCCGCATCCGACCAGCACGCCTTCCCCGACGTACCGGCCGCGCCGAGGGGCGAGGTCACCGTCACCGGGCGGCTGAAGGCCGACGAGACGACCGGCGCGAGCGGCATCAAGGACCTCGCGGGCCTTCCGGACCGTCAGGTGATGCTGATCAGCAGCGCGCAGCAGGCCCGGCTGCTCGGCCGCCCGGTCCTCGGCGGCTACATCGAGCTGACCGGCCCCGCCCCGTCGAACGGCTCGCCCGAGACGATCGGGGCGCCCGACGACGGCTCCATCGGCCCGCACATGGCCTACGCGGTGCAGTGGTGGCTGTTCGCCGCCGGGGTTCCGGTGGGCTTCGTGGTCCTGGCCCGGCGCGAGAAGCGCGACCGGGTCGCGGCGGCGAAGGCGGCCGCCGAGGCCGACGCGGCGCCGGAGCCCGAGCCCGCGCAGGCGTGA
- a CDS encoding glycoside hydrolase family 15 protein, translating into MTPRIEDYALIGDLQTAALVGKNGSVDWLCLPRFDSGACFAALLGDEDNGHWRIAPKGADVCTRRAYAGESLVLETYWETRTGTVKVIDFMPQRDKEPDVMRIVEGVSGTVDMSSVIRLRFDFGSIVPWMRRSDGHRVAVAGPDSAWLRSEPPVKTWGQQFSTCSSFSVSAGEKVAFVLTWHPSHSPRPKRVDPFEALENTLSDWAQWSSRCKYEGPYREAVVRSLITLKALTFGPTGGIVAAPTTSLPEEIGGVRNWDYRFCWLRDSTLTLGALISAGYLEEAAAWRDWLLRAVAGDPADLQIMYGLAGERRLPESELHWLRGYENSAPVRIGNAAVRQRQLDVYGEVIDSLRLARDAGLDDKPHAWSLQLSLLGFLESTWREPDEGLWEIRGQRRHFVHSKVMAWVAADRAVRSLEEDPTLAGDADRWRAMRDAVHREVCEKGYDPVRNTFTQSYGSRELDAATLLIARTGFLPPDDPRVIGTVDAVREELGSGGLVRRYSTDGRSIDGLPGGEGAFLACSFWLADALRLTGRTEEATELFERLLALRNDVGLLAEEYDTAAGRQLGNFPQAFSHIGLVGTAVALAEARPAEERAAEGGAESGTAG; encoded by the coding sequence GTGACCCCACGCATCGAGGACTACGCCCTCATCGGCGATCTCCAGACCGCGGCCCTCGTCGGCAAAAACGGTTCTGTCGACTGGTTGTGCCTGCCCCGCTTCGACTCGGGCGCCTGCTTCGCCGCCCTGCTCGGCGACGAGGACAACGGCCACTGGCGGATCGCGCCCAAGGGCGCGGACGTGTGCACCCGGCGCGCCTACGCGGGCGAGTCCCTGGTCCTGGAGACGTACTGGGAGACGCGCACCGGCACCGTCAAGGTCATCGACTTCATGCCGCAGCGCGACAAGGAACCGGACGTGATGCGGATCGTCGAGGGTGTCAGCGGCACCGTCGACATGTCGTCCGTGATCCGGCTGCGCTTCGACTTCGGGTCCATCGTGCCGTGGATGCGCCGCTCGGACGGCCACCGGGTCGCCGTCGCCGGGCCGGACTCGGCCTGGCTGCGCAGCGAGCCGCCGGTCAAGACCTGGGGCCAGCAGTTCTCGACCTGCTCGTCCTTCAGCGTCTCGGCGGGCGAGAAGGTGGCCTTCGTCCTGACCTGGCACCCCTCGCACTCGCCGCGCCCCAAGCGCGTCGACCCCTTCGAGGCGCTGGAGAACACCCTGTCCGACTGGGCGCAGTGGTCCTCCCGCTGCAAGTACGAGGGGCCCTACCGGGAAGCCGTGGTCCGCTCGCTGATCACGCTCAAGGCGCTCACCTTCGGCCCGACCGGCGGCATCGTGGCGGCCCCCACCACCTCGCTGCCCGAGGAGATCGGCGGCGTACGGAACTGGGACTACCGGTTCTGCTGGCTGCGCGACTCCACGCTCACCCTGGGCGCGCTGATCTCGGCCGGCTATCTGGAGGAGGCGGCCGCCTGGCGGGACTGGCTGCTGCGCGCGGTCGCCGGCGACCCGGCGGACCTCCAGATCATGTACGGGCTGGCCGGCGAGCGCAGGCTCCCCGAGTCCGAACTGCACTGGCTGCGCGGCTACGAGAACTCCGCCCCGGTCCGGATCGGCAACGCGGCGGTGCGCCAGCGCCAGCTGGATGTGTACGGGGAGGTCATCGACTCGCTCCGGCTGGCCCGTGACGCCGGTCTCGACGACAAGCCGCACGCCTGGAGCCTGCAGCTCAGCCTCCTCGGGTTCCTGGAGTCCACCTGGCGCGAGCCGGACGAGGGGCTGTGGGAGATCCGGGGGCAGCGGCGCCACTTCGTGCACTCCAAGGTGATGGCCTGGGTCGCGGCGGACCGGGCGGTGCGCAGCCTGGAGGAGGACCCCACGCTGGCCGGGGACGCCGACCGCTGGCGGGCGATGCGGGACGCCGTGCACCGGGAGGTCTGCGAGAAGGGCTACGACCCGGTCCGCAACACCTTCACCCAGTCCTACGGCTCGCGGGAGCTGGACGCGGCGACGCTGCTGATCGCCCGCACCGGCTTCCTGCCGCCGGACGACCCGCGGGTGATCGGCACGGTGGACGCGGTCCGCGAGGAGCTGGGCAGTGGCGGCCTGGTGCGCCGCTACAGCACCGACGGCCGCTCCATCGACGGGCTGCCGGGCGGCGAGGGCGCCTTCCTGGCCTGCTCGTTCTGGCTGGCGGACGCGCTGCGGCTGACCGGGCGCACCGAGGAGGCCACCGAGCTGTTCGAACGGCTGCTGGCGCTGCGCAACGACGTGGGGCTGCTGGCGGAGGAGTACGACACGGCGGCCGGGCGCCAGCTCGGCAACTTCCCGCAGGCGTTCAGCCACATCGGCCTGGTCGGTACGGCGGTCGCGCTGGCGGAGGCCCGGCCGGCCGAGGAGCGGGCCGCCGAGGGCGGCGCGGAGTCCGGCACGGCAGGATAG
- a CDS encoding SDR family oxidoreductase — MDLGLKDRVYIVTGATRGLGFATARALVADGAKVIITGRDEQRAREAAGELGPDAVGLAADNADPTAAERLVEAAREGLGRLDGILISVGGPPPGGIADNTDAQWRTGFESVFLGAVRLARAAAAALGEGGVIGFVLSGSVHEPIPGLTISNGLRPGLAGVAKSMADELGPRGIRVVGLLPARIDTDRVRELDALSGDAEAARTANEANIPLRRYGTPEEFGRTAAFLLSPAASYLTGIMVPVDGGHRHGF; from the coding sequence ATGGATCTCGGACTGAAGGACCGTGTGTACATCGTCACCGGCGCGACGCGCGGGCTCGGCTTCGCCACCGCGCGGGCCCTGGTCGCGGACGGCGCCAAGGTGATCATCACCGGTCGCGACGAACAGCGCGCCCGCGAGGCCGCCGGGGAGCTGGGGCCGGACGCCGTGGGGCTCGCCGCGGACAACGCCGACCCGACCGCCGCCGAACGGCTGGTGGAGGCGGCCCGCGAGGGGCTCGGCCGGCTCGACGGCATCCTCATCAGCGTCGGCGGCCCGCCGCCCGGCGGCATCGCGGACAACACCGACGCGCAGTGGCGGACGGGCTTCGAGTCCGTCTTCCTGGGGGCGGTACGGCTGGCCAGGGCGGCCGCCGCGGCCCTCGGCGAGGGCGGGGTCATCGGCTTCGTGCTCTCCGGCTCCGTCCACGAACCGATCCCCGGCCTGACCATCTCCAACGGGCTGCGCCCCGGCCTGGCCGGAGTCGCCAAGTCGATGGCCGACGAGCTGGGGCCGCGCGGCATCCGGGTGGTCGGGCTGCTGCCGGCCCGGATCGACACGGACCGGGTGCGGGAGCTGGACGCGCTCTCCGGCGACGCGGAGGCGGCGCGCACCGCGAACGAGGCGAACATCCCGCTGCGCCGCTACGGCACCCCGGAGGAGTTCGGCCGCACGGCGGCGTTCCTGCTCTCCCCCGCCGCCTCGTATCTGACGGGCATCATGGTGCCGGTCGACGGCGGCCACCGGCACGGCTTCTGA
- the amaP gene encoding alkaline shock response membrane anchor protein AmaP encodes MNGVLRTVNRVLLALAGLVLICVGGGVLTAAAGLSVPSWWPWYGKHDVLLSDADRDRWRGEGWWWPTVIAVLAVLVILALWWLLAQLRRSRLSEVLVDSGDGEGALLRGRALESVLAGEAGALDGVSRARVTLTGKRSAPAARVRLLMEAHAAPEEALGRLGDEALAHARDSAGLARLPAEVRLKAVKHRAARVS; translated from the coding sequence GTGAACGGCGTGCTCAGGACCGTCAACCGGGTACTTCTGGCGCTCGCCGGACTGGTACTGATCTGCGTGGGTGGCGGCGTGCTCACCGCCGCCGCAGGACTCTCCGTACCGTCCTGGTGGCCCTGGTACGGCAAGCACGACGTACTGCTCAGCGACGCCGACCGGGACCGCTGGCGCGGCGAGGGCTGGTGGTGGCCGACCGTGATCGCGGTCCTCGCCGTCCTGGTGATCCTCGCCCTGTGGTGGCTGCTCGCCCAGCTGCGCCGCTCCCGCCTCTCCGAGGTGCTGGTGGACAGCGGCGACGGCGAGGGCGCCCTGCTGCGCGGCCGGGCCCTGGAGAGCGTGCTCGCCGGGGAGGCGGGCGCCCTGGACGGGGTCTCCCGCGCCCGGGTCACGCTGACCGGCAAACGCTCGGCCCCGGCCGCCCGCGTACGGCTGCTGATGGAGGCGCACGCCGCGCCCGAGGAGGCGCTCGGCCGGCTGGGCGACGAGGCGCTGGCACACGCGCGGGACTCCGCGGGGCTGGCCCGGCTGCCCGCCGAGGTCCGGCTCAAGGCGGTCAAGCACCGGGCCGCGCGCGTCAGCTGA
- a CDS encoding DUF6286 domain-containing protein, whose amino-acid sequence MNRPHDPDDGTRKPTGPGPVEQGDVLQLDQSASSADYEPAPDEERPAGGAGRFWSARRIPAGLVAAVVLGASGLLLYDVAAVRAGHPAMQWRRSLADGLATRRLDDVWVLTGASVAAALGLWLLLLALTPGLRDLLPMRRTHPDVRAALDRTAAAMVLRDRAVEVAGVQSVRVRMGRSKVGVRAVSHFRELDDVRADLDTVLSTGIRELGLARRPRLSVHVRRPAKKG is encoded by the coding sequence ATGAACCGGCCCCACGACCCGGACGACGGCACCCGGAAGCCCACCGGCCCAGGGCCGGTGGAACAGGGCGACGTCCTCCAGCTCGACCAGTCCGCCTCCTCGGCGGACTACGAACCCGCACCGGACGAGGAGCGGCCCGCCGGCGGCGCGGGCCGCTTCTGGTCCGCCCGCCGCATCCCCGCCGGCCTCGTCGCCGCGGTGGTCCTCGGCGCGAGCGGCCTGCTCCTCTACGACGTGGCGGCGGTCCGCGCCGGACACCCCGCGATGCAGTGGCGCCGCTCCCTCGCGGACGGCCTCGCGACCCGCCGCCTCGACGACGTCTGGGTGCTCACCGGCGCGTCCGTCGCCGCGGCCCTGGGGCTCTGGCTGCTGCTCCTGGCGCTCACCCCCGGCCTGCGCGACCTGCTGCCGATGCGCCGTACGCACCCCGATGTGCGCGCCGCGCTCGACCGTACGGCGGCCGCCATGGTCCTGCGGGACCGGGCCGTCGAGGTGGCGGGCGTCCAGTCGGTCCGGGTCCGGATGGGCCGCTCCAAGGTGGGAGTGCGCGCCGTGTCGCACTTCCGGGAACTCGACGACGTACGGGCCGACCTGGACACCGTGCTGTCCACGGGCATCCGGGAACTGGGACTCGCCAGGCGGCCGCGCCTGTCGGTCCATGTCCGCCGGCCGGCGAAGAAGGGGTGA
- a CDS encoding Asp23/Gls24 family envelope stress response protein: protein MTALSGASGAVEAGQRGETRIADRVVAKIAAQAAKEAVDAAPKEAASPRATVTVHRETARVRVSLELGYPGDIGHQCGAVRRRVAERVKALAGMEVPEVAVQVERLHPAGASLAAQGRMR from the coding sequence GTGACGGCGTTGTCGGGGGCGAGCGGAGCGGTCGAGGCCGGGCAGCGGGGAGAGACGAGGATCGCCGACCGGGTGGTCGCGAAGATCGCCGCACAGGCGGCGAAGGAGGCGGTCGACGCGGCACCGAAGGAGGCCGCGTCGCCGCGCGCCACGGTCACCGTGCACCGGGAGACCGCCCGCGTACGGGTGAGCCTGGAGCTGGGATATCCCGGTGACATCGGCCACCAGTGCGGTGCCGTGCGTCGGAGGGTCGCCGAGCGGGTAAAGGCGTTGGCGGGGATGGAGGTGCCCGAAGTGGCCGTACAGGTCGAGCGCCTGCACCCCGCGGGAGCGAGCCTCGCGGCACAGGGGAGGATGCGATGA
- a CDS encoding Asp23/Gls24 family envelope stress response protein: MTETPQRNRPENPDSGTSGGSSLTKRGGGDPGTRGRTTIADGVVEKIAGMAARDVVGVHAMGSGLSRTFGAVRDRVPGGSKSVTRGVKAEVGESQTALDLEIVVDYGVSIADVARDVRENVVAAVERMTGLEVVEVNIAVSDVKLPDDDDDDDGSESRVQ, from the coding sequence ATGACCGAGACCCCACAGCGGAACCGGCCCGAGAACCCCGACAGCGGCACCTCGGGCGGCAGCAGTCTGACCAAGCGCGGCGGCGGCGACCCCGGCACCCGAGGCCGCACGACGATCGCCGACGGGGTCGTCGAGAAGATCGCCGGAATGGCGGCACGGGACGTCGTCGGGGTGCACGCGATGGGCAGCGGCCTGTCCCGCACCTTCGGCGCGGTCCGCGACCGGGTCCCCGGCGGCTCCAAGTCCGTCACGCGCGGCGTCAAGGCCGAGGTCGGCGAGTCCCAGACCGCGCTGGACCTGGAGATCGTCGTCGACTACGGCGTGTCCATCGCCGACGTCGCCCGCGACGTACGGGAGAACGTCGTCGCGGCCGTCGAGCGCATGACGGGCCTGGAGGTCGTCGAGGTCAACATCGCCGTCAGCGACGTGAAACTGCCCGACGACGACGATGACGACGACGGGTCGGAGTCGCGCGTCCAGTAG
- a CDS encoding enoyl-CoA hydratase/isomerase family protein — MTSLDSVLDKDGVRLTVDDAVATVTLTNPAKRNAQSPALWRALTEAGRALPGSVRVVVLRAEGVSFSAGLDRQAFTPEGFDGEPSFLDMGRGPEAELDALIAGYQEAFTWWRRNDLVSIAAVQGHAIGAGFQLALACDLRIVADDVKFAMRETSLGLVPDLTGTHPLVHLVGYARALEICATGRFVHADEAERTGLANLVVPAGELEAAARDLAGALLAAPRDAVIETKALLGGALSRTYEEQRAAERAAQGRRLRDLAGALD; from the coding sequence ATGACCTCGCTCGACTCCGTGCTCGACAAGGACGGCGTACGACTCACCGTCGACGACGCGGTCGCCACGGTGACCCTCACCAACCCGGCCAAGCGCAACGCCCAGTCTCCCGCTCTGTGGCGGGCGTTGACCGAGGCCGGACGGGCCCTGCCCGGCAGTGTGCGGGTCGTCGTGCTGCGTGCCGAAGGCGTGTCGTTCTCCGCCGGACTCGACCGCCAGGCGTTCACCCCCGAGGGGTTCGACGGCGAGCCGTCGTTCCTGGACATGGGGCGCGGCCCGGAGGCCGAGCTGGACGCGCTGATCGCCGGGTACCAGGAGGCGTTCACCTGGTGGCGCCGCAACGACCTCGTGTCGATCGCGGCCGTCCAGGGGCACGCCATCGGCGCGGGCTTCCAGCTCGCCCTCGCCTGCGACCTGCGCATCGTCGCCGACGACGTCAAGTTCGCCATGCGCGAGACCAGCCTCGGACTGGTCCCCGACCTCACCGGCACCCACCCCCTGGTCCACCTCGTGGGCTACGCCCGCGCGCTGGAGATCTGCGCCACCGGCCGCTTCGTCCACGCCGACGAGGCCGAGCGCACCGGCCTGGCCAACCTCGTCGTGCCCGCCGGGGAGCTGGAGGCCGCCGCCCGCGATCTGGCCGGCGCCCTGCTCGCCGCCCCGCGCGACGCCGTCATCGAGACCAAGGCCCTGCTGGGCGGTGCCCTCTCGCGTACGTACGAGGAGCAGCGCGCCGCCGAACGGGCCGCGCAGGGCCGCCGCCTGCGCGACCTGGCCGGCGCCCTCGACTGA
- a CDS encoding helix-turn-helix domain-containing protein produces the protein MAETLKKGSRVTGAARDKLAADLKKKYDSGASIRALAEETGRSYGFVHRMLSESGVTLRGRGGATRGKKAATA, from the coding sequence GTGGCCGAGACTCTGAAGAAGGGCAGCCGGGTGACCGGCGCCGCGCGCGACAAGCTCGCGGCAGACCTGAAGAAGAAGTACGACTCCGGTGCGAGCATCAGGGCGCTGGCCGAGGAAACCGGCCGCTCCTACGGGTTCGTCCACCGGATGCTCAGCGAATCCGGAGTGACGCTCCGCGGACGCGGTGGCGCCACACGAGGCAAGAAGGCCGCGACGGCCTGA
- a CDS encoding ABC-F family ATP-binding cassette domain-containing protein, with amino-acid sequence MITASGIELRAGARLLIESASFRIAKGDRIGLVGRNGAGKTTLTKCLAGEGTPAAGTITRSGEVGYLPQDPRTGDLDVLARDRVLSARGLDEILRKMRENEDRMANGKGATREKAMKKYERLETEFLTKGGYAAEAEAATIAAALSLPDRVLGQPLHTLSGGQRRRVELARILFSDADTLLLDEPTNHLDADSIVWLRDYLKTYRGGFVVISHDVELVETVVNKVFYLDANRSQIDVYNMGWKLYQQQREADEKRRKRERQNAEKKAAALNAQADKMRAKATKTVAAQNMAKRADRLLSGLEEVRVADKVAKLRFPDPSPCGRTPLMAEGLSKSYGSLEIFTDVDLAIDKGSRVVILGLNGAGKTTLLRLLGGAEQPDTGRVVEGHGLKLGYYAQEHETLDPDRTVLENMRSAAPDLDLVAVRKTLGSFLFSGDDVDKPAGVLSGGEKTRLALATLVVSSANVLLLDEPTNNLDPASREEILGALRTYKGAVVLVTHDEGAVEALQPERIILLPDGIEDLWGADYRDLVALA; translated from the coding sequence GTGATCACCGCCTCCGGCATCGAGCTGCGCGCCGGCGCCCGTCTCCTCATCGAATCCGCCAGCTTCCGCATCGCCAAGGGCGACCGCATCGGTCTCGTCGGCCGCAACGGCGCCGGCAAGACGACGCTCACCAAGTGCCTGGCCGGCGAGGGCACCCCCGCCGCCGGCACCATCACCCGCTCCGGCGAGGTCGGCTACCTCCCCCAGGACCCCCGCACCGGCGACCTCGACGTACTGGCCAGGGACCGGGTGCTGTCCGCCCGCGGCCTGGACGAGATCCTGCGCAAGATGCGGGAGAACGAGGACCGGATGGCGAACGGCAAGGGCGCCACCCGCGAGAAGGCGATGAAGAAGTACGAGCGCCTGGAGACGGAGTTCCTCACCAAGGGCGGGTACGCCGCCGAGGCGGAGGCCGCCACCATCGCCGCCGCGCTCAGCCTGCCCGACCGGGTGCTCGGCCAGCCGCTGCACACCCTCTCCGGCGGTCAGCGCCGCCGCGTCGAACTGGCCCGCATCCTCTTCTCGGACGCCGACACCCTGCTCCTTGACGAGCCCACCAACCACCTCGACGCGGACTCCATCGTCTGGCTGCGCGACTACCTCAAGACCTACCGAGGCGGCTTCGTGGTGATCTCCCACGACGTCGAACTGGTCGAGACCGTCGTGAACAAGGTCTTCTACCTCGACGCCAACCGGTCGCAGATCGACGTCTACAACATGGGCTGGAAGCTCTACCAGCAGCAGCGCGAGGCCGACGAGAAGCGCCGCAAGCGCGAGCGCCAGAACGCCGAGAAGAAGGCCGCCGCCCTCAACGCGCAGGCCGACAAGATGCGCGCCAAGGCCACCAAGACCGTCGCCGCCCAGAACATGGCCAAGCGCGCCGACCGGCTGCTGTCCGGCCTTGAGGAGGTCCGGGTCGCCGACAAGGTCGCCAAGCTGCGCTTCCCCGACCCCTCGCCGTGCGGCAGGACGCCGCTGATGGCGGAGGGCCTGTCCAAGTCCTACGGCTCGCTGGAGATCTTCACCGACGTCGACCTGGCGATCGACAAGGGCTCCCGCGTCGTCATCCTCGGCCTCAACGGCGCCGGCAAGACGACGCTGCTGCGGCTGCTCGGCGGCGCCGAGCAGCCCGACACCGGCCGCGTCGTCGAGGGCCACGGCCTCAAGCTCGGCTACTACGCCCAGGAGCACGAGACCCTGGACCCGGACCGCACGGTCCTGGAGAACATGCGCTCCGCCGCGCCCGACCTGGACCTCGTCGCCGTCCGCAAGACGCTCGGCTCGTTCCTGTTCTCCGGGGACGACGTGGACAAGCCCGCCGGGGTGCTCTCCGGCGGTGAGAAGACCCGCCTCGCCCTGGCCACGCTGGTCGTCTCCTCCGCCAACGTCCTCCTGCTGGACGAGCCCACCAACAACCTGGACCCGGCCAGCCGCGAGGAGATCCTCGGCGCGCTGCGCACGTACAAGGGCGCCGTCGTGCTCGTCACCCACGACGAGGGCGCGGTCGAGGCCCTTCAGCCGGAGCGCATCATCCTGCTCCCGGACGGCATCGAGGACCTGTGGGGCGCCGACTACCGGGACCTGGTCGCGCTGGCCTGA
- a CDS encoding VOC family protein — MADAGAGVPTVYPTILYDDAKAAIRTLTEAFGFTKEAVYEAEDGSVAHAELSCGNGRVMLGSRGREGVFARAMAEAGPAGVYVVVTEVDAHHARAVEHGVEILMPPTDQDYGSRDYMARDAEGNVWSFGTYAPGAAR, encoded by the coding sequence ATGGCGGACGCGGGAGCGGGTGTGCCGACGGTGTACCCCACGATCCTCTACGACGACGCGAAGGCGGCGATCAGAACACTCACCGAGGCCTTCGGCTTCACGAAGGAGGCGGTGTACGAGGCCGAGGACGGGTCGGTGGCGCACGCGGAGCTGTCCTGCGGCAACGGCAGGGTGATGCTGGGCTCGCGGGGCCGCGAGGGGGTCTTCGCGCGGGCCATGGCGGAAGCGGGCCCCGCCGGGGTGTACGTGGTGGTCACGGAGGTCGACGCGCACCACGCGCGGGCGGTGGAGCACGGGGTGGAGATCCTGATGCCGCCGACCGACCAGGACTACGGCTCGCGCGACTACATGGCGCGCGACGCGGAGGGCAACGTCTGGAGTTTCGGGACGTACGCGCCGGGGGCGGCGCGCTGA
- a CDS encoding alpha/beta hydrolase family protein, which yields MRPVTATAAAVTTLIGAGAAAVAAGRIAGDVALKTPPGRPLPADPELTVHATAAGQITLTRSLTSLRPGTYGLAGKDVHAVIGPVLDRAHQAADTVVRRLERVGQGILAPGDKVRMTPQVHSGDPGSALGLDFREAEIPGELGALPAWLVPAPRATWVITVHGIGTTREHPLNLLGFLHGQQLPVLDIAHRGDPGAPRSPDGLGHLGESEWRDLDAAIRFAVRNGARRVILYGWSTGATMALHACAGSAHRDRIAGLVLDSPVLDWTDTLRGLAAARGVPAALLPLAVRAAQGRTGLGGTGLLDTSLPLSLHVPTLIFHGPDDTLAPWKHSRRLAAGRPDIVTLHTVDHAPHAAMWNADPARYEETLRRFLTPLM from the coding sequence GTGCGCCCGGTTACAGCGACGGCAGCGGCCGTCACCACACTCATCGGCGCCGGCGCGGCAGCCGTCGCGGCCGGCCGGATCGCCGGCGACGTCGCGCTGAAGACGCCGCCCGGACGCCCGCTCCCCGCCGACCCCGAACTCACCGTCCACGCCACGGCCGCCGGACAGATCACCCTGACCCGGTCCCTCACCTCGCTGCGCCCCGGCACCTACGGGCTGGCGGGCAAGGACGTCCACGCCGTCATCGGCCCCGTGCTCGACCGGGCCCACCAAGCGGCCGACACCGTCGTACGACGGCTGGAACGCGTCGGTCAGGGCATCCTGGCCCCCGGCGACAAGGTCCGCATGACACCCCAGGTGCACAGCGGCGACCCCGGCAGCGCCCTCGGCCTCGACTTCCGCGAGGCGGAGATCCCCGGCGAACTCGGCGCGCTGCCCGCCTGGCTCGTCCCCGCACCCCGCGCCACCTGGGTCATCACCGTCCACGGCATCGGCACCACCCGCGAGCACCCCCTGAACCTCCTGGGCTTCCTGCACGGCCAGCAGCTCCCCGTGCTCGACATCGCCCACCGGGGCGATCCCGGCGCCCCCCGCTCCCCGGACGGGCTCGGCCACCTCGGCGAGTCCGAGTGGCGCGATCTGGACGCCGCCATCCGCTTCGCCGTCCGCAACGGCGCCCGGCGGGTCATCCTGTACGGCTGGTCCACCGGCGCGACCATGGCCCTGCACGCCTGCGCCGGCTCCGCCCACCGCGACCGGATCGCCGGCCTCGTCCTCGACTCCCCGGTGCTCGACTGGACCGACACCCTGCGCGGCCTCGCCGCCGCCCGAGGCGTCCCCGCCGCACTGCTGCCGCTAGCCGTGCGCGCCGCCCAGGGCCGGACCGGGCTCGGCGGCACCGGACTCCTCGACACCTCGCTGCCGCTCAGCCTGCACGTCCCGACCCTGATCTTCCACGGCCCCGACGACACCCTGGCCCCCTGGAAGCACTCCCGCCGGCTCGCCGCGGGCCGCCCCGACATCGTCACCCTGCACACCGTGGACCACGCGCCGCACGCCGCGATGTGGAACGCCGACCCGGCCCGCTACGAGGAGACCCTGCGCCGCTTCCTCACGCCCCTGATGTGA
- a CDS encoding class II aldolase/adducin family protein, whose amino-acid sequence MSGGQDEAIARGWAAVVAAARRTAAEGLVVGTSGNVSLRIGDTVLVTPSGVPYDRLRPEDLTGVDPEGNQILGKLAPTSELPLHLAIYRNTEASAVVHTHAVHATAVSTLVTEVPPIHYAAALLGGTVRVAPYARYGTPELARNMLTALRDRTGCLLANHGTVTHGATLDQAYERTAQLEWLCRVWLTANSLPGRTPTLLTPDQLNAAAQALKGYGQR is encoded by the coding sequence ATGAGCGGCGGGCAGGACGAGGCGATCGCCCGGGGCTGGGCGGCGGTCGTCGCCGCGGCCCGCCGGACGGCGGCCGAGGGACTGGTCGTCGGAACCTCCGGAAACGTCTCCCTGCGGATCGGCGACACCGTGCTCGTCACCCCCAGCGGAGTGCCCTACGACCGACTCCGCCCCGAGGACCTGACCGGCGTCGATCCGGAAGGCAACCAGATCCTCGGAAAACTGGCCCCCACCAGCGAACTCCCCCTCCACCTCGCCATCTACCGGAACACCGAAGCGAGCGCCGTCGTACACACCCACGCGGTGCACGCCACCGCCGTCTCCACCCTGGTCACGGAGGTCCCCCCGATCCACTACGCCGCCGCCCTGCTCGGCGGCACCGTCCGGGTCGCCCCCTACGCCCGCTACGGCACCCCCGAACTCGCCCGGAACATGCTCACCGCCCTGCGCGACCGCACCGGCTGCCTGCTCGCCAACCACGGCACCGTCACCCACGGCGCCACCCTCGACCAGGCGTACGAGCGCACCGCCCAGCTCGAATGGCTCTGCCGGGTCTGGCTCACCGCGAACTCCCTGCCCGGCCGCACTCCCACCCTGCTCACCCCGGACCAGCTGAACGCCGCGGCACAGGCCCTCAAGGGCTACGGACAGCGCTGA